A genome region from Schaalia sp. 19OD2882 includes the following:
- a CDS encoding anaerobic ribonucleoside-triphosphate reductase activating protein has protein sequence MSGVDWPGKLVATVFCQGCPWACPYCHNHAIIDPRIPGVVAWGSVEELLGRRHGLLDGVVFSGGEATRQVALGAAMARVREMGFLVGLHTAGPYPGRLSDLVGRGLIDWVGIDVKALPGPSYEGEAGRPGAGERAWESLGVVLSHLQVDHEVRLTVHPNGPGLAEGLEVARRVRALGARVFALQQARPTGAPTGFVADAPGWDEQVRDLADRIEALDFETFVFRGATA, from the coding sequence ATGTCGGGAGTCGACTGGCCCGGCAAGCTGGTGGCCACCGTGTTCTGCCAAGGCTGCCCGTGGGCCTGTCCCTACTGCCACAACCACGCGATCATCGACCCGCGCATCCCCGGGGTCGTGGCCTGGGGGTCGGTGGAGGAACTGCTGGGACGGCGCCATGGGCTGCTTGACGGGGTCGTCTTCTCCGGCGGGGAGGCGACTCGCCAAGTGGCGCTGGGGGCGGCCATGGCGCGTGTGCGCGAGATGGGCTTCCTTGTCGGCCTGCACACGGCGGGCCCGTATCCTGGGCGCCTGTCCGACCTGGTGGGGCGTGGTTTGATCGACTGGGTGGGTATTGACGTCAAGGCCCTGCCCGGCCCCTCCTACGAGGGCGAGGCGGGTCGGCCGGGTGCGGGGGAAAGGGCTTGGGAGTCCTTGGGGGTGGTCCTTTCCCACCTGCAGGTCGACCATGAGGTGCGGCTGACCGTCCACCCGAATGGTCCGGGACTTGCGGAGGGTCTGGAGGTCGCCCGACGGGTGCGTGCCCTGGGGGCTCGCGTCTTCGCCCTGCAGCAGGCCCGCCCCACGGGGGCGCCCACCGGATTCGTCGCCGACGCACCCGGGTGGGACGAACAGGTCAGGGACTTGGCGGACAGGATCGAGGCCCTGGACTTCGAGACCTTCGTGTTCCGCGGCGCAACCGCCTGA
- a CDS encoding LytR C-terminal domain-containing protein has translation MSQQSESQSPRERFRRERMRKQSVTFLVAFGILSAMVGSGLLGLQGILPLPFPDQFTADVKYAEVGDTPCPTPGALPSNPADVRVQVLNSTSRQGLAKVATDMLVSAGYKPLEAGNSSPEYPGRILIQSGPAAVDDAYTVARLFPRSKVALTAGTDKTVTVELGTFYAGAVSAEELAKATKDTSALKGPETCLPLNEQDAAAGQSGQSGAQSGSQSGN, from the coding sequence GTGAGTCAGCAGTCCGAATCCCAGAGTCCGCGCGAACGGTTCCGTCGGGAACGCATGCGCAAACAGAGCGTGACCTTTCTCGTGGCCTTCGGCATCCTTTCGGCGATGGTCGGCTCCGGTCTGCTGGGACTCCAGGGGATCCTTCCCCTGCCTTTCCCCGACCAGTTCACTGCGGACGTCAAGTACGCCGAGGTCGGCGACACCCCGTGTCCCACGCCCGGCGCTCTGCCGTCGAATCCGGCCGACGTGCGCGTCCAGGTGCTGAACTCGACCTCCCGGCAGGGCCTTGCCAAGGTGGCCACCGACATGTTGGTCTCCGCCGGTTACAAGCCCTTGGAGGCCGGCAACTCCAGCCCCGAGTACCCGGGACGGATCCTCATCCAGTCGGGTCCTGCCGCGGTCGATGACGCGTACACGGTGGCCCGCCTGTTCCCCCGCTCGAAGGTGGCCCTGACAGCGGGTACCGACAAGACCGTGACCGTCGAGTTGGGCACCTTCTACGCGGGCGCCGTCTCGGCCGAGGAACTGGCCAAGGCGACGAAGGACACCAGTGCCCTGAAGGGTCCTGAGACCTGCCTGCCGTTGAACGAGCAGGATGCGGCGGCCGGCCAGTCCGGCCAGTCGGGGGCCCAGTCGGGCTCACAGTCCGGCAACTGA
- a CDS encoding uracil-xanthine permease family protein yields the protein MSNSPSGMLTWKLHGDGTHIPPGEVVAAGERLSWPRTIGIGAQHVVAMFGATFLVPLLTGFPPSTTLFFSAVGTLLFFLITAGRLPSYLGSSFALIAPITAVSQTLGAGHALGGVIATGATLAVVGLVVHFAGVRWIDALMPPVVTGAIVALIGLNLAPAAWNNVKEGPVTALVTIIAICLVTVLFKGIIGRLSILVGVLIGYVAAVIQDEVDFSAIDKAAWIGLPEFHTPAFDPSVLGLFLPVVFVLVAENVGHVKSVSAMTGENLDGLTGRALIADGVSTMLAGAGGGSGTTTYAENIGVMAATRVYSTAAYLVAAAFGLALSMMPKFGAAIATIPPGVLGGAGTVLYGMIGMLGVRIWVQNRVDFSNPVNLNTAAVSLVVAIAGFSWPVKSDNPTFGGIALGTAAAIVIYHVMKAISKVRGTYLEQASPASAPAGSELEGEAYSTRHRAGTAEAE from the coding sequence ATGAGCAACAGCCCGTCCGGAATGCTGACCTGGAAACTCCACGGGGACGGCACCCACATCCCGCCGGGCGAGGTCGTCGCCGCCGGTGAGCGCCTGTCCTGGCCGCGCACCATCGGCATCGGCGCCCAACACGTCGTCGCCATGTTCGGCGCCACCTTCCTGGTCCCGCTGCTCACGGGCTTCCCGCCCTCGACCACCCTGTTCTTCAGCGCGGTCGGCACGCTGTTGTTCTTCCTCATCACCGCCGGACGCCTGCCCAGCTACCTGGGGTCCTCCTTCGCGCTCATCGCGCCAATCACGGCCGTCTCGCAGACCCTGGGCGCCGGCCACGCCCTGGGCGGCGTCATCGCCACCGGCGCGACCCTGGCCGTGGTGGGCCTGGTCGTCCACTTCGCCGGAGTGCGCTGGATCGATGCCCTCATGCCGCCGGTCGTCACGGGCGCCATCGTGGCCCTCATCGGGTTGAACCTGGCGCCCGCCGCGTGGAACAACGTCAAGGAAGGGCCTGTGACGGCCCTGGTCACCATCATTGCGATCTGCCTGGTGACCGTTCTGTTCAAGGGCATCATCGGCCGACTGTCGATCCTCGTGGGTGTCCTCATCGGCTATGTGGCGGCCGTCATCCAGGACGAGGTCGACTTCTCCGCCATCGACAAAGCCGCATGGATCGGCCTGCCCGAGTTCCACACGCCGGCCTTCGACCCATCTGTGTTGGGGCTGTTCCTGCCGGTGGTCTTCGTCCTGGTCGCCGAGAACGTCGGTCATGTGAAGTCCGTGTCGGCCATGACGGGCGAGAACCTTGACGGCCTGACCGGGCGCGCCCTGATCGCAGACGGGGTCTCCACGATGCTGGCCGGTGCGGGCGGCGGTTCGGGCACGACGACCTACGCGGAGAACATCGGCGTCATGGCGGCGACCCGCGTCTACTCCACCGCCGCCTACCTGGTGGCCGCCGCCTTCGGCCTGGCCCTGTCGATGATGCCGAAGTTCGGCGCGGCCATCGCCACCATTCCTCCCGGGGTCCTGGGCGGGGCCGGCACGGTCCTGTACGGCATGATCGGCATGCTGGGTGTGCGCATCTGGGTCCAGAACCGGGTGGACTTCTCCAACCCGGTCAACCTCAACACGGCGGCGGTCTCACTGGTGGTGGCCATCGCCGGATTCTCCTGGCCGGTCAAGTCGGACAACCCCACCTTCGGCGGCATCGCCCTGGGCACGGCTGCGGCCATCGTCATCTACCACGTGATGAAGGCGATCTCGAAGGTCCGCGGCACCTACCTGGAGCAGGCCTCTCCGGCCTCGGCCCCTGCCGGCTCCGAACTGGAAGGGGAGGCCTACTCGACCCGGCACAGGGCGGGAACCGCCGAAGCGGAATGA